ATGTTTCAGATGGGCTGGAACTGTATGTCGTCCAATTTCAGCCGTCCTCGGGCTCAAATGGGAACTTCGCGGGGCAGACATCCTGTCTCGAGATGAAGCCTACATCATCGTTGCCAACCATCAGAGCTCGCTCGACATTCTCGGTAAGTCCATGCAGCGTAATGTGTTAGGTATTATCATGTTTAATTGTGCAATAGATTGaaaagagtggctccagagagtatttTTCAAGAACGATTCAAGATTCCTTTTGTActggattatttttatttctaaacagCTCATGTGCAGcgttcactctctggagccactttttgtATACAGAATCAAAGAACCTAGTGTTGATTCCATTTTCTCTTCCAGGTATGTTTGACTTCTGGCACGTGATGAACAAATGCACGGTCATAGCAAAGAAGGAGCTGCTTTACACCGGCCCCTTCGGATTGGCATCCTGGCTGTGCGGATTGATCTTTATTGATAGGAAGAATGCCGAAAGGGCTCACGCTTCTATGAACGATTGCACCGACATGCTGAAGGAGAAACGCATTAAGCTGTGGGTATTCCCGGAAGGAACGCGTCGAAATACTAATGAAATCCACCCGTTCAAGAAGGGTGCATTCCACGTGGCAGTTCGGGCCCAGATTCCGATCATGCCAGTTGTGTATAGCTCGTACGGATCATTCCTGGACGACAAAGCAAAGATACTGAACAACGGCCATGTGATTGTGACCACACTGGAACCTATCGAAACCAAAGGCCTAACCTGTGACGATATTCCGGACCTGATGGACCGGGTTCGAAATGTCATGATCGAAACCTTCAAGGCCACCACCAAGGAAGTGGAAAATAAGTACTCCGTCAACGGTAACGGTGCCAACAACGGGTTGAACGCATCTAAATCGCGGCTGCGATGCATCGATGATCTCATTAAGCCAAAGTTACCCCAAACCATTAagagcagcagcaacaacgtCAAATCGGCAACAACTGCAGACGGACAAGAAATCCACCGACGGAAGGAGTAATGTCCACTGCTAACGAACGTGACAATTCTAGATAATGCAACTGGTGTGTGAtaaaagtgtgtattttgatcGAAATGTTTGTTCCCGCTGAAAAAGGGAACAGAGCTTCGAACTAGAGGTTGGATATGGTACTGAAATTGTCCGTTGAGGATCAACAGACAAATGACGATAGACAGTAACATTTTTTAGATGGATTGATCTGATGCAAGCGCACCAGATAgcttttgttaacttttttcttatttatttttacataaaaaactgttttatcgTTTAATTTAACGTTGTAAAGTACTGCAAACCCATAGTTCGATATTTATTATCAATCATAATCGCAAAGCAACAACAGTCAATCAATGTTTTAGTTATCGTTAACAAATACTgccttatttattttgaatccaaatTATTGGTCTAgaatgaaccaaaacaaaaccaaatcaaATTGTTGATTTGTACGATTTTAATGTGACATGATCACTTAAAATCAACCTATAACGGACACATGGAAATGCGAAgcttgcatttaaaaaaaaaacagtttcaattctatttcaatttgaaattatgtGTATTTTCAACAACAATTaacaaacattatttatgagaaCATacacaaaatgcaaatcagagtAGCAAATAGTCAAgaagtttgaagttgaaaattttcttttaaagtttgtggcgcaataaatatttaaaaaaaataacaaaagtaaaATTCCAATCATATACACACATACTTAATTCCGTATTCATATGTTATTCTGATGCCTCACGACCTATGGCCAATTCACACAACTACCGGCAGGTTTAGGGTTAAATCTCAACTCTCGTCGTCAGTATTTAAAGAAGGGAAAAATGGTAGTTGATTTCGAAACCGATGCAAAAAAGTCAACTATTTTAAAGAGAAAGGAGGTTATGAAAGTGAACCATTGTAAGATACCTATATTCACCAATGTATTTATTAGTTTTGTAAAGCAGTCGATGATCACTTTGCGTGAActtcttgttaatttttattgtcATCTATCGGAGAAATGATTGGATTCCCGTACAAATATCTCCCACAGTTCGAATTATCGAAATAGACATTCCTAAGAAGAATCCCGTTATTTGGTAACTTGTTTCGCGTTGTGATGTATCACTTACCCTTACTTAACTTTACAtacttaacactaaacataccggcactctgtatatacctatttataccgccgggggtcaaatgacccctaacaccttttccgctaaaactctcttgtttcttaaccgatttttacaaaatttatatttttggaaagcttgtaacgtgactcaaatatagttttcagacaacATTGAGCTACAAACATCGATTTTAAAGTTGTTCGaagtcaaagaaaaaaagtccgaaaaacatgcttcggggaAAAGTCTGTAAGTCTGTTAATAAGTGCTCgaagaaaaattcacttagtgcctgaaaaagctgaagttaaaagctatatgttgcgcatgtggaattttttttaattttttatgaccATGGCCAACAAAAGTGtagaaaagtggtgtaaaaacgtACTTTTTAAAGAATCAACCGCGAAA
This sequence is a window from Uranotaenia lowii strain MFRU-FL chromosome 3, ASM2978415v1, whole genome shotgun sequence. Protein-coding genes within it:
- the LOC129754413 gene encoding 1-acyl-sn-glycerol-3-phosphate acyltransferase alpha-like, whose product is MASYFEIFLICGIILLPICYETSQKFRYRFKFFVYYAVVLINSLFVIPAMMFRPKDVRNLIWAGTVCRPISAVLGLKWELRGADILSRDEAYIIVANHQSSLDILGMFDFWHVMNKCTVIAKKELLYTGPFGLASWLCGLIFIDRKNAERAHASMNDCTDMLKEKRIKLWVFPEGTRRNTNEIHPFKKGAFHVAVRAQIPIMPVVYSSYGSFLDDKAKILNNGHVIVTTLEPIETKGLTCDDIPDLMDRVRNVMIETFKATTKEVENKYSVNGNGANNGLNASKSRLRCIDDLIKPKLPQTIKSSSNNVKSATTADGQEIHRRKE